The proteins below come from a single Geobacillus thermoleovorans genomic window:
- a CDS encoding thiamine pyrophosphate-binding protein, with protein sequence MKRTMRHITVAQAIVECFKQEQIRYVFGVPGESYLPLLDAIYDEPSIEFISARHEGGASFMAEGYAKASRKCGVVLATRAVGGANLTIGVHTARQDSTPMVVFLGQVNSRFLGREGFQEVDMEAFFRPIAKWVVEIREAERVPELVQRAFRTAKTGRPGPVVVSLPEDVFSKTITEAVMAETYVPKPAPRQEDIWNIKERLERAKRPLVIAGGGVKWSGAEQLLRLWAEKYALPVMAAFRRHDVFPHNHPCYVGHLGLGTPKEVMETAEQADVVIALGTRLSEVTTQDYRLLSPTQTLIHIDIDSDGLGKVYAPDIAVWADCREALSRLLDIAVQPSWQEWAAERRERYEQTAALPLEKRTLHEAVMASLGHHLPKNAVITNDAGNFAGWLHAFFPFGDGHTYIGPTSGAMGYGMPAAIGAKLAFPDRTVVSLSGDGGFMMTVQELETAARYDIPIISIVFNNHMYGTIRMHQELQFPGRVIGTDLGRVSFARLAECLNSCGFQVQTEQQFTEALLLALEAKKPTVIEVLTDPNHISVAATIQDLRAKRKS encoded by the coding sequence ATGAAGAGAACGATGCGTCACATCACGGTGGCTCAAGCCATCGTCGAATGTTTCAAACAGGAACAAATCCGTTATGTGTTTGGTGTGCCGGGGGAAAGTTATTTGCCCCTGCTTGATGCCATCTATGATGAGCCATCCATCGAGTTCATCTCCGCCCGCCATGAAGGGGGTGCTTCCTTTATGGCGGAAGGGTATGCGAAAGCGTCGCGGAAGTGCGGCGTCGTGCTGGCTACAAGGGCGGTTGGCGGGGCGAACTTAACGATCGGCGTCCATACCGCCAGGCAAGATTCCACTCCGATGGTCGTGTTTTTGGGGCAAGTGAACAGCCGCTTCCTAGGACGTGAAGGATTTCAGGAAGTCGATATGGAAGCGTTTTTTCGTCCGATCGCAAAATGGGTGGTCGAAATTCGCGAAGCCGAGCGGGTGCCAGAGCTGGTGCAACGGGCGTTTCGCACCGCGAAAACAGGGCGGCCCGGCCCCGTCGTCGTTTCACTGCCAGAAGATGTATTTTCCAAAACGATAACGGAAGCAGTGATGGCCGAGACCTATGTGCCGAAGCCGGCCCCAAGGCAAGAGGATATATGGAATATAAAGGAGCGGCTCGAGCGCGCCAAAAGGCCGCTCGTGATTGCCGGCGGCGGCGTCAAATGGTCGGGAGCCGAGCAGCTGCTGCGCTTATGGGCGGAAAAGTATGCACTTCCAGTCATGGCGGCGTTCCGGAGGCATGATGTGTTTCCCCACAACCATCCGTGCTATGTCGGCCACCTAGGCCTAGGGACGCCGAAAGAGGTCATGGAAACGGCTGAGCAGGCCGATGTGGTGATTGCGTTGGGGACGCGGCTGTCGGAAGTGACGACGCAAGATTACCGTTTGCTATCTCCAACGCAGACGCTGATTCATATCGATATTGACAGCGATGGGCTCGGAAAAGTGTATGCACCGGATATCGCGGTTTGGGCTGACTGTCGGGAAGCGCTGTCCCGTTTGCTCGATATCGCGGTGCAGCCGTCTTGGCAGGAATGGGCGGCTGAACGGAGGGAACGGTACGAACAAACGGCCGCGCTGCCGCTTGAAAAACGAACTCTCCATGAAGCGGTCATGGCGAGTTTAGGTCACCATTTGCCGAAAAATGCGGTCATTACGAACGATGCTGGGAATTTCGCCGGTTGGCTTCACGCCTTTTTCCCGTTTGGGGATGGGCACACGTACATCGGCCCGACGTCAGGAGCGATGGGATATGGCATGCCGGCTGCCATTGGCGCGAAACTGGCCTTTCCCGACCGGACCGTCGTTTCTTTATCCGGGGATGGCGGCTTTATGATGACGGTGCAGGAGTTGGAAACGGCCGCTCGATACGATATTCCGATCATTAGCATTGTGTTTAACAATCATATGTACGGCACCATCCGCATGCATCAAGAATTGCAGTTTCCGGGGCGGGTCATCGGCACCGATTTAGGCCGCGTGTCGTTTGCCCGGTTGGCAGAATGCTTGAACAGCTGCGGATTCCAAGTGCAGACGGAACAACAGTTCACGGAAGCGCTTCTGTTGGCGCTTGAAGCCAAGAAGCCGACGGTGATTGAAGTGTTGACCGATCCGAACCACATTTCGGTGGCGGCAACGATCCAAGACTTGCGGGCCAAGAGGAAGTCCTGA
- a CDS encoding aldehyde dehydrogenase family protein, which yields MKIQNYINGEWKEPSTGQFAPVINPATGETIAEVAMSGPNDIDEAVQAAKEAQKQWALVPAPKRAEILYKVGMLLKERKEQLARLLTMEMGKVIEEARGEVQEGIDMAFYMAGEGRRLFGDTTPSELKDKFAMSVRTPVGVVGIITPWNFPIAIATWKSFPAIVAGNAVVWKPAPETPIMAQELARIFEEAGLPPGVFHVVHGDGPTVGNALVEHLDVKVISFTGSNEVGRMIAEKCGRLLKKVSLEMGGKNAVIVMDDADLTLAVDGIIWSAFGTSGQRCTACSRVIVHERVKQELERRLLEAVKTLKIGNGLDETVKVGPVIHEEALQKIDRYVRIGVEEGAKLLIGGHRLREGDYARGFYYAPTIFTDVTPNMRIAREEIFGPVVSIISVRSLDEAIAVNNSVDYGLSSAIFTRDVNNVFRAMRDLDTGIVYVNAGTTGAEIHLPFGGTKGTGNGHRDSGVAALDVFTEWRSIYVDFSGKLQRAQIDTDD from the coding sequence GTGAAAATCCAAAACTATATCAATGGAGAATGGAAGGAGCCAAGCACCGGGCAATTTGCGCCGGTGATCAATCCGGCGACGGGGGAAACGATTGCCGAGGTGGCGATGTCCGGGCCAAACGATATCGATGAAGCGGTTCAGGCAGCCAAAGAAGCGCAAAAACAGTGGGCCCTCGTGCCGGCGCCGAAACGCGCGGAAATCTTGTATAAAGTTGGGATGCTGCTAAAGGAGCGGAAAGAACAGTTGGCCCGGCTGTTGACGATGGAAATGGGCAAAGTGATTGAGGAAGCGCGCGGCGAAGTGCAGGAAGGCATTGATATGGCGTTTTACATGGCGGGAGAAGGACGGCGGTTGTTCGGCGATACGACGCCGTCTGAACTGAAAGACAAATTCGCCATGAGCGTCCGCACGCCGGTTGGAGTGGTCGGCATCATCACTCCATGGAATTTTCCCATTGCCATCGCCACTTGGAAGTCGTTTCCGGCCATTGTTGCCGGCAATGCGGTCGTATGGAAGCCAGCGCCCGAGACACCGATCATGGCGCAGGAATTAGCTCGCATTTTTGAAGAAGCGGGCTTGCCGCCGGGAGTGTTTCATGTGGTCCACGGTGACGGGCCGACAGTCGGCAATGCGCTCGTCGAGCATCTGGATGTCAAGGTCATCTCATTTACCGGATCGAATGAAGTCGGGCGGATGATTGCGGAAAAATGCGGACGACTGTTGAAAAAAGTGTCGCTCGAAATGGGTGGGAAAAACGCGGTGATCGTCATGGATGATGCCGATTTGACATTGGCGGTTGACGGCATCATCTGGAGTGCGTTCGGCACATCAGGCCAGCGGTGCACGGCGTGCAGCCGGGTCATCGTCCATGAGCGGGTGAAACAGGAGCTTGAGCGGCGTCTGCTGGAAGCCGTGAAAACATTGAAAATCGGCAACGGGTTGGATGAAACGGTCAAAGTCGGACCCGTCATCCATGAAGAGGCGCTGCAAAAGATCGACCGCTACGTGCGCATTGGTGTAGAAGAAGGGGCGAAATTGCTGATTGGCGGTCATCGACTGCGCGAGGGCGACTATGCGCGCGGCTTTTATTACGCGCCGACGATTTTCACCGATGTCACGCCGAATATGCGCATCGCCCGCGAAGAAATTTTCGGCCCGGTTGTGTCGATCATTTCCGTCCGCAGTTTGGACGAAGCGATCGCCGTCAACAACAGCGTCGATTATGGGCTGTCAAGCGCCATTTTCACACGCGATGTCAACAATGTATTCCGAGCGATGCGTGATTTGGACACCGGCATCGTGTATGTCAACGCCGGCACAACGGGAGCGGAAATTCATTTGCCGTTTGGCGGCACGAAAGGGACGGGCAACGGCCACCGCGACTCCGGCGTCGCTGCGCTTGACGTATTCACCGAATGGCGGAGCATTTATGTCGATTTCAGCGGCAAGCTGCAGCGGGCGCAAATCGATACCGATGATTGA
- a CDS encoding saccharopine dehydrogenase C-terminal domain-containing protein, whose translation MKVLVLGAGLMGKEAARDLVQSQDVEAVTLADVDLAKAEQTVRQLHSKKLAAVRVDASDKRQLSAFMKGHDVVVNALFYQFNETVAKTAIAAGVHSVDLGGHIGHITDRVLELHEQAQAAGVTIIPDLGVAPGMINILSGYGASQLDEVESIQLYVGGIPVRPEPPLEYNHVFSLEGLLDHYTDPSLIIRDGQKQEVPSLSEVEPIYFDRFGPLEAFHTSGGTSTLSRSFPNLKRLEYKTIRYRGHAEKCKLLVDLNLTRNDVEVEINGCRVKPRDVLLSVLKPLLDLKGKDDVVLLRVIVGGRKDGKETVLEYETVTFNDRENKVTAMARTTAYTISAVAQLIGRGVITKRGVYPPEQIVPGDVYMDEMKKRGVVINEKKTVRL comes from the coding sequence ATGAAAGTGCTCGTGCTTGGAGCGGGGCTGATGGGCAAAGAAGCAGCACGCGATTTAGTGCAAAGCCAAGATGTTGAGGCGGTGACGTTGGCGGATGTCGATTTGGCCAAGGCGGAGCAGACGGTGCGGCAGCTTCATTCCAAAAAGCTTGCCGCTGTGCGGGTGGATGCCAGCGACAAGCGGCAGCTGTCGGCTTTCATGAAAGGGCACGATGTGGTTGTCAACGCCTTGTTTTACCAGTTTAACGAAACGGTGGCGAAAACAGCTATTGCAGCTGGCGTCCATTCTGTCGATTTAGGCGGCCATATCGGCCATATCACCGACCGGGTGCTTGAGCTGCATGAACAAGCCCAAGCCGCTGGGGTGACCATCATCCCCGACCTTGGCGTCGCACCCGGAATGATCAACATTTTATCCGGCTATGGGGCAAGCCAGCTTGATGAAGTCGAATCGATCCAACTGTATGTCGGCGGCATCCCCGTCCGCCCTGAGCCGCCGCTCGAGTACAACCATGTGTTTTCCTTGGAAGGGCTGCTTGACCATTACACCGATCCGTCTCTCATTATCCGCGACGGCCAAAAGCAGGAAGTGCCGTCGCTTTCCGAAGTGGAACCGATTTATTTCGACCGGTTTGGGCCGCTTGAAGCGTTTCATACCTCAGGAGGGACGTCGACGCTCTCGCGCTCGTTTCCGAACTTGAAGCGGCTCGAGTACAAAACGATCCGCTACCGCGGCCATGCGGAAAAATGCAAGCTGCTTGTCGATTTGAATTTGACGCGCAACGATGTGGAAGTTGAGATCAATGGATGCAGAGTCAAGCCGCGCGATGTGCTGCTTTCCGTCCTGAAGCCGCTGCTCGATTTGAAAGGAAAAGATGATGTGGTGTTGCTTCGGGTCATCGTCGGCGGTAGAAAAGATGGAAAAGAAACGGTGCTGGAATACGAAACCGTCACGTTCAATGACCGCGAAAATAAGGTGACGGCGATGGCGCGTACGACGGCCTACACCATTTCCGCTGTCGCCCAGCTCATCGGCCGTGGGGTGATCACAAAGCGCGGCGTCTATCCGCCGGAGCAAATCGTTCCGGGGGATGTATATATGGACGAGATGAAAAAACGAGGAGTGGTGATTAACGAGAAGAAAACGGTTCGCTTATGA
- a CDS encoding MFS transporter has protein sequence MRRFFVVDPILPVIAESIGATHWQVEMLFTAYIFTMAVMMIPVGLVVSRVGDKQMMVIGLGLVTIFSLLCGFAADIPQLSIFRAGWGLGNATFFATAMTLLIALTLQASTAVGLYEAAIGLGMAGGPLIGGLLGQHSWRYPFIGTSVLIFIAFLLVAFFVYDPNKGKPKKAVGWQEMRHLLAFPPFLKGAIGGMLYYYGFFVVLAYSPLVMKLSAIQIGLVFFGWGLCLAYGSAALAHRLEAKYESKQILPYSLLLFAVLLLLLAVAEQTWFMIVLIILSGLVSGLNNALFTGYVMETSPYERGVTSGMYNFVRWMGSAIAPVLSGVIGHAVSAKAPFMIAMALSLVAFLFLAWRKREPSATKTV, from the coding sequence GTGCGACGTTTTTTCGTCGTCGATCCGATTTTGCCGGTCATCGCCGAAAGCATCGGCGCGACCCACTGGCAAGTGGAAATGTTGTTTACCGCCTATATTTTTACGATGGCGGTCATGATGATTCCCGTTGGCCTTGTCGTCAGCCGCGTTGGTGATAAACAAATGATGGTGATCGGACTTGGCCTTGTCACGATTTTCTCATTATTGTGCGGTTTCGCCGCCGACATTCCACAACTGTCGATCTTCCGCGCCGGTTGGGGGCTTGGCAATGCCACCTTTTTTGCAACGGCTATGACACTGTTAATCGCTTTGACACTGCAGGCAAGCACCGCTGTCGGCTTGTATGAGGCGGCGATCGGCCTCGGCATGGCCGGCGGTCCGCTCATCGGTGGACTGCTGGGCCAACATTCATGGCGCTACCCGTTTATCGGCACAAGCGTACTCATTTTTATCGCCTTTTTGCTTGTCGCATTTTTTGTGTATGATCCAAACAAAGGAAAACCGAAAAAAGCAGTCGGATGGCAGGAAATGCGGCATCTGCTCGCCTTTCCGCCGTTTTTAAAAGGGGCGATCGGCGGGATGCTTTATTATTACGGCTTTTTCGTTGTTTTGGCCTATTCGCCTCTGGTCATGAAGTTATCGGCGATTCAAATCGGTCTTGTCTTTTTCGGCTGGGGGCTTTGCCTCGCCTACGGATCGGCAGCGTTGGCCCACCGGCTTGAAGCAAAATACGAATCGAAACAAATATTGCCTTACAGCTTATTGCTGTTTGCCGTTTTATTGCTGCTTTTAGCGGTCGCTGAACAAACATGGTTCATGATCGTCCTTATCATTTTGTCGGGCCTTGTATCCGGCTTAAACAACGCCTTGTTTACAGGCTATGTGATGGAAACATCGCCGTATGAACGCGGCGTCACTTCCGGCATGTACAACTTCGTTCGCTGGATGGGGTCGGCCATCGCTCCAGTGCTATCTGGCGTCATCGGTCATGCCGTTTCCGCAAAGGCGCCGTTTATGATCGCCATGGCGCTGTCGCTTGTTGCATTCCTTTTCCTTGCCTGGCGCAAACGGGAGCCATCGGCAACGAAAACTGTATAA
- a CDS encoding (2Fe-2S)-binding protein, which yields MEETTKRELVLHVNGERRSIVTRQAETLLFVLRDGLGLTGAKPGCLNGDCGACTVLVDGTPIKSCMMLAIETVGKEITTIEGLDDAPIQHAFVRHFAFQCGYCTPGFIMNAHALIERHPGADQATIQEWLESNICRCTSYQEIEAAVKEALEAKKADI from the coding sequence ATGGAGGAAACGACAAAGCGGGAGCTTGTGCTGCACGTTAATGGAGAACGAAGATCGATCGTCACTCGCCAAGCCGAAACGCTGCTGTTTGTTTTGCGCGATGGGCTGGGGCTGACCGGGGCCAAGCCAGGCTGTTTGAACGGCGACTGCGGCGCCTGCACCGTCTTAGTCGACGGCACGCCAATCAAATCGTGCATGATGCTCGCGATTGAGACAGTCGGCAAAGAAATCACCACGATCGAAGGGCTTGATGATGCCCCCATTCAGCACGCCTTCGTCCGCCACTTCGCCTTTCAGTGCGGCTATTGCACTCCTGGATTCATTATGAACGCCCACGCACTCATCGAGCGGCATCCGGGCGCGGATCAAGCGACGATTCAAGAATGGCTGGAGTCCAATATTTGCCGCTGCACGAGCTATCAGGAGATCGAGGCAGCGGTAAAAGAAGCGCTTGAAGCAAAAAAAGCGGACATATAG
- a CDS encoding FAD binding domain-containing protein has product MVPFDFAYYRPQSIAEATALFAALERDGKRPLYYGGGTEIITLSRLNLVRTAAVIDIKSIPECRSLDVDNGSLVLGAALSLGELEEANPFPLLTKAAREVADRTARNQITLGGNICGQIFYRETALPLFVAEADVIIAGPYGIRQCRFLDLFHQQLQLGRGEFVVQFKVDRATATLPHFHRKRRKQGEVGYPLVTIAALKKDGTVRVALSGICPFPFRSADVEAHLNDRNRPVGERIQAAVDAFPRPILHDIEGSADYRLFVAAQLLEDMLRELGDGETV; this is encoded by the coding sequence ATGGTTCCGTTTGACTTTGCCTACTACCGGCCGCAGTCGATCGCCGAAGCGACAGCGCTGTTTGCGGCGCTCGAGCGGGATGGAAAACGACCGCTCTACTACGGCGGCGGCACGGAAATCATCACGTTGTCTCGGTTGAACCTTGTCCGCACCGCGGCCGTCATTGACATAAAATCGATCCCTGAATGTCGGTCGCTTGATGTCGACAATGGTTCTCTCGTGCTCGGAGCGGCGCTCTCCCTCGGCGAGCTCGAAGAAGCAAATCCGTTCCCGTTATTGACAAAAGCGGCGCGAGAAGTCGCCGACCGGACAGCGCGCAACCAAATTACGCTCGGCGGCAACATCTGCGGACAAATTTTTTACCGTGAGACCGCACTGCCGCTATTCGTCGCCGAGGCGGATGTCATCATCGCCGGACCATACGGCATCAGGCAATGCCGCTTCCTTGACTTGTTTCATCAACAGCTGCAGCTTGGCCGCGGTGAATTTGTCGTCCAGTTCAAGGTTGACCGTGCCACCGCCACCCTGCCCCATTTCCACCGCAAGCGCCGCAAGCAAGGGGAAGTCGGCTACCCGCTTGTGACGATTGCAGCGCTGAAAAAAGACGGGACGGTTCGCGTTGCCCTAAGCGGCATCTGCCCGTTTCCGTTTCGCTCGGCTGACGTTGAGGCGCACCTCAACGACCGGAACCGCCCAGTTGGTGAACGAATCCAAGCAGCGGTTGACGCCTTCCCGCGCCCGATTTTGCACGATATTGAAGGCTCAGCAGACTACCGGCTGTTCGTGGCCGCCCAGCTGCTTGAAGATATGCTTCGTGAGCTCGGAGACGGAGAAACCGTCTAA